A single Ketogulonicigenium vulgare WSH-001 DNA region contains:
- a CDS encoding spike base protein, RCAP_Rcc01079 family: MADAFQHHAVGMDSPASNAASITPSNTDDLPHVPRALYALGEGNVRVTMRGGGDPVVLPILVGVPLPVRVSRVWASGTTATGLVGIW; this comes from the coding sequence ATGGCAGACGCCTTTCAACACCATGCAGTAGGCATGGACAGCCCGGCATCCAATGCCGCCAGCATCACGCCCTCGAACACCGATGATCTGCCGCATGTCCCGCGCGCGCTCTATGCGCTGGGGGAGGGTAACGTGCGGGTGACCATGCGCGGCGGTGGCGATCCCGTGGTGCTGCCGATCCTCGTGGGGGTGCCGCTGCCGGTGCGCGTCTCGCGCGTCTGGGCCTCGGGCACCACGGCCACCGGCCTCGTCGGAATCTGGTAA
- a CDS encoding H-NS histone family protein: MDLDSLDRRELVQLLVEIDQALVSVDDRNRKCALRAAEHAVSRFGLSLNQLADDIRSMKEVTPRGVARYRNPSNPAQTWSGRGRRPTWVHELGLKGLTLDDCAL, from the coding sequence ATGGATTTAGATAGCCTCGATCGCCGCGAGCTGGTTCAACTCTTAGTGGAAATTGATCAGGCGCTAGTCAGCGTGGATGACAGGAATAGAAAGTGCGCCCTTAGGGCGGCTGAGCATGCGGTCTCGAGATTTGGACTGTCATTGAACCAACTTGCGGATGATATCAGGTCAATGAAAGAGGTAACCCCTCGTGGTGTTGCGCGTTATCGCAATCCAAGCAATCCCGCTCAAACTTGGTCAGGGCGTGGTAGGCGTCCAACTTGGGTACATGAGCTGGGTTTGAAGGGTCTAACTCTCGACGATTGTGCCTTATGA
- a CDS encoding sugar O-acetyltransferase, with product MNELQKAAAGLLYDANYDPALLAKRRAAKRILFEINNLHPDEDEKRTQLLKGLLGKTGQNITFDGQFHCDYGFNIEVGENFYANVNLVILDGAKVTIGNNCFIAPNVGIYTAGHPLDAERRNKGLEYAHPITIGDDVWIGAGVTVLPGASIGSGSVIAAGSVVRGEVPPNVICGGNPGNVIREINERDSQKYR from the coding sequence ATGAACGAGTTGCAGAAGGCCGCAGCCGGACTGCTATATGATGCAAATTACGACCCTGCCTTGCTCGCGAAACGTCGCGCCGCTAAGCGCATCCTATTCGAAATTAACAATCTGCATCCCGACGAGGACGAGAAACGGACACAGCTGCTGAAGGGTCTGCTCGGCAAAACCGGCCAGAACATCACGTTCGACGGCCAATTCCATTGCGATTACGGATTTAACATCGAGGTCGGCGAAAACTTCTATGCCAACGTGAACCTTGTGATCCTTGACGGAGCGAAGGTTACCATCGGCAACAACTGCTTCATCGCACCGAATGTTGGCATCTACACCGCTGGTCATCCGCTAGATGCCGAAAGGCGTAACAAGGGGTTAGAATACGCGCATCCCATCACTATTGGAGATGATGTCTGGATTGGCGCTGGCGTGACGGTGTTGCCAGGCGCGTCGATTGGTTCGGGCAGTGTAATCGCCGCCGGTTCGGTTGTCCGTGGAGAGGTGCCGCCAAATGTCATCTGCGGCGGAAATCCCGGGAATGTCATTCGCGAAATAAATGAACGCGACAGTCAGAAGTATCGCTGA
- a CDS encoding tail fiber assembly protein, which yields MQQEVPFTLYRLDTGEIAAFVVADPTISVPAGFGLLQGYWSAATHWVRGMPVELPPRPDDRHVWDPVAWDWVINPDLDTYQWAQLRMERTRLLAACDYRSQPDYPQSDEARAAWLAYRQALRDLPGNLTDPAQVRWPDLPG from the coding sequence ATGCAGCAAGAGGTGCCGTTTACCCTTTATCGGCTGGATACCGGAGAGATCGCGGCGTTTGTGGTCGCCGATCCGACAATCAGTGTCCCTGCGGGCTTTGGACTTCTGCAGGGATACTGGTCGGCTGCGACGCATTGGGTGCGGGGGATGCCGGTCGAGCTGCCGCCGCGCCCGGATGATCGCCATGTCTGGGACCCTGTCGCATGGGATTGGGTCATCAATCCTGATCTCGATACCTACCAATGGGCGCAGCTGCGGATGGAGCGCACGCGGCTGCTCGCGGCCTGCGACTATCGCAGCCAGCCAGACTACCCGCAAAGCGATGAGGCGCGCGCCGCGTGGCTCGCCTATCGGCAGGCGCTGCGAGATCTGCCCGGCAACCTTACAGATCCGGCGCAGGTGAGGTGGCCGGATCTGCCGGGGTAA
- a CDS encoding phage tail protein produces MTRIWTLVLTVVALMSVAAPAAADPVTGWLAVNVFGWAGATIGAFLASAVVSLGTGILGAALTGVAAQQGQNYDVKFDVEFGDDTALTFTAGDFATAGKRRFIAKWGRETRFITEVIEISSLPQGFAGAWVNDERADLVAGKVGTVVTGLSLFGPSSIRSLPAHDIGAVPATHTVVGWPLSNMKDDEGEGDLGARIWVKWIDGTQTAADPFLLWAFGEDADYPWTANHIGTGKTYVIVTTRFDSETLTSYPTYLWEPEPLPLYDPRYDSTAGGQGAQRWGQRATYQPSRNAAVISYNIARGIYWGDEWLFGGKNMAQWRLPLAEWMAAMNACDMPVALAEGGTEPAYRAGLQITVSDEPLGVMEEIGKGANMRYAEVGGMLKPVVGLPAAPVFAITDADIVISEGQSLTPFAPASQTFNAITATFPDPTAKWASRDAPEYISEAGVAADGGRHLPTSLSYPAVPYPHQVQRLMRAQLEDYRRDTIVEFSLHPGAYALEPLVDTISWTSARNGYDAKQFVVEQVTKLPGMNVTVRLREVDPADYDWSPSFELPYDSVAPVPEIPWVQAIDGWTAVGDEVADDAGVGRVAAIRVGCAGDAIGIAQARIQARRLGASEPTFDVMRPYDRPYQWRITGVAPASVYEVRGALMSELTGGYVWSGWITVTTPAIQMQEGDLPDGFVARIEEMAAAQGIQPVDALPDAGARADQLVMIRTTGEIWRWDAAAGVWTQNVFAGVSAASLDKTKFAAGLTVPEVVDVLPATGSVGDMLVLTTDQKIYRWDSELGAWSNKTDGGDIVVNTLTGAAFMAGAVGAREIATGALRAHHVLITGGSLVPDYLYQDLGTPVGQGGRSWFWNAAQGVVFQQRFVDTQNGNNYGPQGVGIQLNTAPSTVTGNPWAWVLSGEVFPIKSATSYSFELGYWVSGGSRTLFRITYLDRDGNYVGELGHIALHGAAWINRFSVSGTSPATAKTAKLEVYIDPSYGRPVLNIGSAQLLERNAVLLIVEGGIQTQHLTSQIVTADKMAANSVTAANGAIADLAVNTLQIAGNAVTVPAYAYWEPSSPTFVTNSADYPLLELTVDRRGLATMITANAQLDGSSTDMRIVVWLLRNGQQVGGSYGYGGAWRQSSVINFVDWDTGQGPTTYTLMARTVVHASNVYQRYLSAHQFRR; encoded by the coding sequence ATGACACGCATCTGGACGCTGGTCCTGACGGTGGTCGCGCTGATGAGCGTGGCCGCCCCGGCTGCGGCTGACCCGGTGACGGGCTGGCTTGCCGTCAATGTCTTTGGCTGGGCGGGTGCCACCATAGGCGCGTTTTTGGCTAGCGCGGTTGTCAGCCTCGGCACCGGCATCCTTGGCGCGGCGCTGACCGGCGTGGCGGCGCAGCAGGGCCAAAATTACGATGTGAAGTTCGATGTCGAATTCGGCGACGATACCGCGCTGACCTTCACCGCCGGCGACTTCGCGACGGCGGGCAAGCGCCGGTTTATCGCCAAATGGGGCCGCGAGACGCGGTTCATCACCGAGGTGATCGAGATCTCGAGCCTGCCACAGGGCTTTGCGGGCGCATGGGTCAATGATGAGCGCGCCGACCTGGTCGCGGGCAAAGTCGGAACAGTCGTCACGGGTCTTTCGCTCTTTGGCCCGTCCAGTATCCGTTCGCTGCCCGCGCATGATATTGGCGCAGTACCTGCCACCCATACCGTTGTCGGCTGGCCGCTGTCGAATATGAAGGATGACGAGGGCGAGGGCGACCTCGGCGCGCGGATCTGGGTCAAATGGATCGACGGCACGCAAACCGCCGCTGATCCGTTCCTGCTGTGGGCATTTGGCGAGGATGCAGATTACCCGTGGACGGCCAACCATATCGGCACCGGCAAGACCTATGTCATCGTCACCACGCGCTTTGATAGCGAGACGCTGACCAGCTATCCGACCTATCTATGGGAGCCGGAGCCGCTGCCGCTCTATGACCCGCGCTATGACAGCACGGCGGGCGGGCAGGGCGCGCAGCGCTGGGGCCAGCGCGCGACCTATCAGCCCAGCCGCAATGCGGCGGTGATCAGCTACAATATCGCACGCGGGATCTACTGGGGCGATGAATGGCTGTTCGGCGGCAAGAACATGGCGCAGTGGCGTCTGCCGCTGGCCGAATGGATGGCGGCAATGAACGCCTGCGACATGCCGGTCGCGCTGGCCGAGGGCGGCACGGAACCGGCCTACCGCGCCGGTCTGCAAATCACGGTCAGCGATGAGCCGCTGGGGGTGATGGAGGAAATCGGCAAGGGCGCAAACATGCGCTATGCCGAGGTCGGGGGGATGCTAAAGCCCGTGGTCGGCCTGCCGGCCGCGCCGGTGTTTGCCATCACCGATGCGGATATCGTCATCAGCGAGGGGCAGAGCCTGACGCCCTTTGCGCCGGCAAGCCAGACGTTCAATGCGATCACGGCGACCTTCCCGGACCCCACCGCCAAGTGGGCCTCGCGCGATGCGCCCGAGTATATCTCGGAAGCGGGCGTGGCGGCTGACGGCGGGCGGCATCTGCCGACCTCGCTCAGCTATCCGGCGGTGCCCTATCCGCACCAGGTGCAACGGCTGATGCGGGCGCAGCTCGAGGACTATCGCCGCGATACTATCGTGGAGTTCAGCCTGCATCCCGGCGCCTATGCGCTTGAGCCGCTGGTGGACACGATCAGCTGGACCAGCGCCCGCAACGGCTATGACGCAAAGCAGTTCGTCGTTGAGCAGGTGACCAAGCTGCCCGGCATGAATGTCACCGTGCGCCTGCGCGAGGTCGATCCCGCCGATTACGATTGGTCGCCGAGCTTCGAGCTGCCCTATGATAGCGTGGCCCCGGTGCCGGAGATCCCGTGGGTGCAGGCCATCGACGGCTGGACGGCGGTCGGCGACGAGGTAGCCGATGATGCAGGCGTGGGGCGGGTCGCTGCGATCCGCGTCGGCTGCGCGGGCGATGCCATAGGCATCGCGCAAGCGCGCATTCAGGCAAGGCGTCTGGGAGCAAGCGAGCCGACCTTTGACGTCATGCGCCCCTATGATCGGCCCTATCAGTGGCGGATCACCGGCGTTGCACCGGCGTCTGTCTACGAGGTGCGCGGTGCGCTGATGTCCGAGCTGACCGGCGGCTATGTCTGGTCGGGCTGGATCACGGTCACCACGCCCGCGATCCAGATGCAGGAGGGCGATCTGCCGGACGGCTTTGTCGCCCGGATTGAGGAGATGGCGGCGGCGCAGGGCATTCAGCCTGTGGATGCGCTGCCCGATGCGGGGGCGCGGGCCGATCAGCTGGTGATGATCCGCACCACGGGCGAGATCTGGCGCTGGGATGCAGCGGCGGGGGTTTGGACGCAGAATGTCTTTGCTGGGGTCTCTGCGGCGTCGCTTGATAAAACAAAGTTTGCGGCGGGCCTCACGGTGCCAGAGGTGGTCGATGTGCTGCCGGCCACAGGCTCGGTCGGCGACATGCTGGTGCTGACGACAGATCAAAAGATCTATCGTTGGGATAGCGAGCTTGGCGCATGGTCTAATAAGACCGATGGCGGCGATATCGTCGTCAACACCCTGACGGGTGCTGCGTTCATGGCGGGCGCCGTTGGGGCGCGAGAGATCGCCACAGGTGCACTTCGCGCGCATCATGTGCTGATCACTGGCGGCTCCTTGGTGCCGGATTATCTCTATCAGGATCTCGGCACGCCGGTCGGGCAGGGCGGGCGCTCGTGGTTCTGGAACGCCGCGCAAGGCGTCGTATTCCAGCAGCGCTTTGTCGATACGCAAAATGGCAATAATTACGGGCCGCAAGGGGTAGGGATCCAGCTGAATACCGCGCCTAGCACGGTCACAGGGAATCCTTGGGCCTGGGTTCTAAGTGGCGAAGTGTTTCCGATCAAAAGCGCCACGTCCTATTCGTTCGAATTGGGCTACTGGGTGAGCGGTGGGAGCAGGACTTTGTTCCGGATTACCTATCTGGACAGGGATGGAAACTACGTCGGAGAGCTCGGCCACATCGCTTTGCATGGCGCTGCGTGGATCAACCGGTTCAGTGTCAGTGGCACCTCTCCCGCCACTGCGAAAACGGCAAAGCTCGAGGTCTACATCGACCCCAGTTATGGTCGGCCTGTCCTCAACATCGGGTCAGCGCAACTGCTGGAGCGCAACGCCGTGCTGCTCATCGTCGAGGGCGGCATCCAAACCCAACACCTAACGTCCCAAATCGTCACTGCGGACAAGATGGCGGCCAATTCCGTCACCGCGGCAAACGGCGCGATCGCGGATCTTGCGGTCAACACATTGCAGATCGCGGGCAATGCGGTGACCGTCCCGGCTTATGCGTATTGGGAGCCAAGCAGTCCGACCTTTGTCACCAACTCGGCGGACTACCCGCTGCTCGAGCTGACTGTCGATCGGCGCGGCCTCGCCACGATGATCACCGCGAATGCACAGCTTGATGGCAGCTCGACGGACATGCGGATCGTTGTGTGGCTCCTGCGCAATGGTCAGCAGGTCGGTGGGTCCTACGGTTATGGTGGCGCATGGCGGCAGTCATCGGTCATTAACTTTGTCGACTGGGATACAGGCCAAGGTCCGACGACCTACACTTTGATGGCGCGGACGGTGGTGCACGCCTCGAATGTTTACCAGCGCTATCTGTCGGCGCACCAATTCCGGAGATAG
- a CDS encoding DUF6950 family protein, translating into MVQKGSLTRLPDWRARLSHALDIQRDHPFEWGRHDCGLGLAAGAVEAITGEDLRPAWANYKTPTGALRVLRKAGYESLGDAMAALLPEVHPAFAQIGDLALLDGEGQIGALGVIDISSVIVLDKTGHARVPRDQIKRAFKVG; encoded by the coding sequence ATGGTACAAAAAGGATCGCTGACCCGCCTGCCGGACTGGCGGGCGCGTCTCAGCCATGCGCTCGATATCCAGCGGGATCATCCGTTTGAGTGGGGCCGCCATGATTGCGGGCTGGGCTTGGCGGCCGGCGCGGTCGAGGCGATCACGGGCGAAGATCTGCGCCCCGCCTGGGCCAATTACAAAACACCCACTGGCGCGCTGCGTGTGCTGCGCAAGGCGGGCTATGAGAGCCTGGGCGATGCGATGGCGGCGCTGCTGCCAGAAGTGCATCCGGCCTTCGCCCAGATCGGTGATCTGGCGCTGCTGGACGGCGAGGGGCAGATCGGCGCGCTCGGGGTCATCGATATCTCCAGCGTGATCGTGCTGGACAAGACAGGTCACGCGCGGGTTCCGCGCGACCAGATCAAGCGGGCTTTCAAGGTAGGTTAA
- a CDS encoding GrlR family regulatory protein: MIDGFYSVEFETVLGSGGGVVVLEDGSLRGGDSKRYFLGSYRIEDQKLLADVHVGTHMDKLDIPPVFGVNELDLKITGKLTASAAIEGTARSPQRPDSVMVFNMKRISG; the protein is encoded by the coding sequence ATGATTGACGGTTTTTATAGTGTTGAGTTCGAGACGGTGTTGGGTTCCGGCGGAGGCGTCGTCGTCCTCGAGGACGGCAGCCTGCGCGGCGGCGATTCCAAGCGATATTTCCTTGGAAGCTATCGCATAGAAGATCAGAAGCTGTTGGCCGATGTGCACGTCGGAACACATATGGACAAACTCGACATTCCGCCGGTCTTCGGGGTTAATGAACTCGACCTGAAGATCACCGGAAAATTGACAGCTAGTGCAGCAATTGAAGGCACGGCGCGTAGTCCCCAACGCCCGGACAGCGTCATGGTGTTCAACATGAAGCGCATATCGGGCTGA